In Pseudomonas putida, a genomic segment contains:
- the cbiB gene encoding adenosylcobinamide-phosphate synthase CbiB, translated as MSVALLTMAGVALDALLGEPSRRHPLVGFGNLASGLERRLNAGGRGWRSHGVSAWFLAVVPLTLVALILSWLPYIGWLVEVLALYCALGLRSLGEHVLPVANALRVGDLEEARRRVGYLVSRETRELDEPAVARAATESVLENGSDAVFAALFWFVVAGAPGVVLYRLSNTLDAMWGYRNERFERFGWCAARIDDVLNYIPARLVALTYALLGKTRLALTCWRKQAPLWDSPNAGPVMAAGAGALAVELGGPAVYHGELHDRPRLGEGPMADADAIERGWNLVQRGVWLWLLLIALGGYFYA; from the coding sequence ATGAGCGTGGCCTTGCTGACCATGGCCGGGGTGGCCCTGGATGCCTTGTTGGGCGAGCCGAGCCGGCGCCATCCGCTGGTGGGCTTTGGCAACCTGGCTTCGGGCCTGGAGCGGCGCCTGAATGCCGGTGGGCGTGGCTGGCGCAGCCATGGCGTGAGCGCCTGGTTCCTGGCCGTGGTGCCGTTGACCCTGGTGGCGTTGATCCTTTCCTGGCTGCCCTATATCGGCTGGCTGGTGGAAGTGTTGGCGCTGTACTGCGCCCTGGGCCTGCGCAGCCTGGGCGAGCATGTGTTGCCGGTGGCCAATGCACTGCGCGTGGGCGACCTGGAAGAGGCGAGGCGACGGGTCGGCTACCTGGTGAGCCGCGAAACCCGCGAGCTGGACGAGCCCGCCGTGGCGCGGGCGGCCACCGAGTCGGTGCTGGAGAACGGCAGCGATGCGGTGTTCGCCGCGCTGTTCTGGTTCGTGGTGGCAGGCGCGCCGGGGGTTGTGTTGTATCGTCTGAGCAATACCCTGGATGCGATGTGGGGCTACCGCAACGAACGCTTCGAGCGCTTCGGCTGGTGTGCGGCGCGTATCGATGACGTCCTCAATTACATCCCGGCACGGCTGGTGGCGCTGACCTATGCGCTGCTTGGCAAGACCCGCCTGGCGCTGACCTGTTGGCGCAAACAAGCGCCCCTGTGGGACAGCCCCAACGCCGGGCCGGTGATGGCTGCCGGTGCCGGTGCCCTGGCGGTCGAGCTGGGAGGCCCGGCTGTGTACCACGGAGAGTTGCACGACCGCCCGCGCCTGGGCGAGGGGCCGATGGCCGACGCCGACGCCATCGAGCGCGGCTGGAACCTGGTGCAGCGCGGCGTGTGGCTATGGCTGCTGCTGATCGCCCTTGGAGGCTACTTCTATGCTTGA
- the bluB gene encoding 5,6-dimethylbenzimidazole synthase, which translates to MNEHAYSAAERAAIYRAIGERRDMRHFAGGTVAPEVLGRLLAAAHQAPSVGLMQPWRFIRISQRDLRGRIQALVEEERVRTAEALGERSDAFMKLKVEGIDDCAEVLVAALMDKREAHIFGRRTLPEMDLASLACAIQNLWLTARAEGLGMGWVSLFDPLALAQLLGMPAGAKPVAVLCLGPVHEFYAAPMLVQEHWAEERPLSDMLFENRWGEQP; encoded by the coding sequence ATGAACGAGCATGCCTACAGCGCTGCCGAGCGCGCGGCCATTTACCGGGCCATCGGCGAACGCCGCGACATGCGCCATTTCGCCGGTGGCACGGTGGCCCCCGAGGTGCTAGGGCGTCTGCTGGCTGCCGCGCACCAGGCGCCGAGTGTCGGCCTGATGCAGCCGTGGCGGTTCATCCGCATCAGCCAGCGCGATCTGCGCGGGCGTATCCAGGCTCTGGTGGAAGAGGAGCGGGTACGCACGGCCGAGGCCCTGGGCGAGCGCTCCGACGCGTTCATGAAGCTCAAGGTCGAAGGCATCGACGATTGCGCCGAGGTGCTGGTGGCGGCATTGATGGACAAGCGCGAGGCGCACATCTTTGGCCGCCGCACCCTGCCGGAAATGGACCTGGCGTCGCTCGCCTGCGCCATCCAGAACCTGTGGCTGACGGCCCGTGCCGAGGGCCTGGGCATGGGCTGGGTGTCGTTGTTCGACCCGCTGGCCCTGGCCCAGCTGCTGGGCATGCCGGCCGGCGCCAAGCCGGTGGCGGTGCTGTGCCTGGGGCCAGTCCACGAATTCTATGCCGCGCCCATGCTGGTGCAGGAACACTGGGCCGAGGAACGGCCCTTGAGCGACATGCTGTTTGAAAACCGCTGGGGAGAGCAACCATGA